The sequence below is a genomic window from Halosolutus gelatinilyticus.
TCGAACCGGGAAATCGCGGCGATGACGCTCGCCTACTTCATGCAGACCGCGGGCAGCGAGGTCTTTCGCAAGCGCGACGTCGTCGTCATCGACGAGGCCCACGGCCTCGCCGAGTGGGCCGAGATGTACGCGACCATCCAGCTGGGGCCGCGGACGGTCCCCTTCTGGGACGAACTGCGCGTTCCGACGGTCGACGGGCTGGATCGGGCCGCCCGCTACGCCGAGAACCTGGCCCAGACGTGCGAGCGCCGGAAGGACGACCTGCTCGCCCAGGACTCGCTGTCGCCCGCCGAGGTGCGCGAGCGCGACCGGCTGCAGGAACTCATCGGCGAACTCGATTGGTTCGTCTCGGACTACCGCGATCCGCAGAGCCCGACGACGTGGCTGGTCGATCAGTCCGAGCCGCGGGCGTCTCGATCCGGCGATCGCGGCGAGGACGACGCGGACGCCGACGAGGAGCCGGGCGGCCCGCTGACGATCAAGCCGATGGACCCCGAACGGTACCTCCAGCACACCGTCTGGGATCGCGGGAACACGTTCGCACTCCTCTCGGCGACGATCCTCAACAAAGACGCGTTCTGCCGCCAGGTCGGATTGAACCCCGCGACCGTCGCGCTGGTCGACGTCCCCCACACGTTCCCCGTCGAGCACCGGCCGCTGTACGACGTCACGCAGGGGAAGATGACCTACGAGCACCGCGACGAGACGGTTCCGAAGATCGCCCGGACGATCGTTCGGATCATGCAGACCCACCCCGACGAGAAGGGGCTGGTCCACGCCCATTCATACGACATTCAGGAACGGCTCGCCGACCTCCTCGCGGATTTCGGCGTCGGCGATCGCGTTCGAACCCACACGCGGGAGGAACGAGACGCCGACCTCGAGGCGTGGAAAGCGAGCGACGACCCCGACGTCTTCCTCTCGGTGAAGATGGAGGAGGCGCTGGACCTCAAGGGCGACCTCTGTCGGTGGCAGGTCCTCTGTAAGGCCCCGTTTCTCAACACGGGCGATTCGCGCGTCGCCCACCGGCTCGAGGAGGGGCAGTGGGCGTGGTACTACCGAACCGCGCTGCGGACCGTCATTCAGGCCTGCGGTAGGGTAGTGCGGGCGCCCGACGACCACGGCGCGACCTACCTGGCGGACTCGAGCCTGCTCGATCTGTTCGACCGCGCCGGGTCGGACGTGCCGGACTGGTTCGCCGCACAGGTCGATCGAATGGACGAGCCGGAACTGCCGCCGTTCGAACCCCGGACTGCGCTCTCCGCGTCGAGGGAACGGACGCCGCAGAACGGTCGTCGGGACGATCGCGACGGCACCGCGAGTTCGCGGCGGTCGCGGCGGTCGTCCCGTTCGAGCCCACTGGCGGACGTGTGGGAGACCGACCAATAGTGCCCAGCTGCGACGGATCGGCACCGCTACCGGTGTTCGAGTGTTGGCATGACCTCGAATTCGATCCGCCGACTGGATCAGCATCCAGAGGGAGGGACCGGGAGATAAACTATCTATCTGCTGGAACGTGTTGCACGGGGTGAAACACTTCGCACCGACCGGAAACGGAATCCGTCGATCGGGGTCTCCGGCCGCGATCGGACGAGCGAGGCCGGTCGACGAGCGACGACCGGCGGTTAGCTCATGCTGTCGATCAGGTCGGCCGTCACGAGTCGCGCGTTCTCCCGCAACCGCCGAAACCGGCTGGCCGTCCACGTTCGAAGCCGATCGTCCGTGCTTTCGAGGACGACGACAAGTCTGCCGTTGCTGTCGTAGGCGCCGAGAAAGACCGTCTCTCCCGCGAGGCTGAGCCCCGTTGAGAGCGGCTTTTCCGTGACGTACAGCTCGTAGTGATCGAGGGCGATCGATTCGCGAAACTGCGGGGCGTACTGCTCGGCGGCGGCCCGGCAGGTCGCCTCGTCGATCACGAGCGAGGTCTGGGTTCCGCCCTCGATGATCGGCGTGTGGATCTGGACGAGCTGTCGATTGACGACCGGCGATACGCCGCGGAACTCCGCCCCCTCCTCGGCGGCCACTGCCACTCGATCGGCGTACCACTCGACCGGCTGATGGGGTCTGGTCTCGCTCGCCGTGACCAACTCGGCCGTCTCGAGCCAGTCGACCTCGAGTTCCGCGGCGTCCACGTCGACGTGCGCGAGAAACGGTTCGAACCGTTCGATCGTTCGGAATCGAGTTCGGGCCCGCCGATACGTCTCGAGCGCCAGTTCGCCGATCGTGGTCGCAGCGTACCCGCCGTCGACGCGGTCGATCCAGCCGCGGTCGCCCAGTTCAGTGAGCGATCGGTGGACCGTCGTTCGGGAGACGTCGGTGGCCGAGACGAGATCGGCCGGTTTGGCGGGGCCGTCCGTGAGCTCGTCGAGGATGGCGACGCGGACGGGCGACCCCGAGAGGTAGCCGATCCCGAGGTCCTGATCGTCGGACATGTTCGTGAATTCACTTGCACCCTGGTAAATACCTTTGTTCGGTGGGTGGGGAGGCTAATCGAATACCTTCGCCGAACGGAACGACTGGCGCGGTCGCATCAGAGTATCGACGTCGCACCCCACGCGATCATCGAACTCATCATGAGGAACGCGAAGAGCAACGCGATCAGCTGATTTCTGTCCATGTTCGGGGGAACAGTCCACGGAAGCAAGAATGTCACGACCGGTCCAGAATCCGGTCGATCGGGTCCGGACGGCGAGAGCGCGTCGGGCGACCGGCGCTACCGCCGCGTGACGCCGAGCGCGAGGAGGCCGACTACCGCGGCGACGGCTCCGCCAATCGTGAAGCCCGGGAGGCGGTCGCCGTCCGACCCGTCGGATTCGCCGTCATCCACTGTTTCGTTGCTGTCGTCGCTATCGCCGCCATCGTCGCCGCCGTCGGAGGCGTCGTCGCTATCATCGCCGTTTTCGCTTCCGTCGTCGTTTTCGCTTCCGTCGTCGCCGTTCTCGGTGTCGTCGTCGGAACCGTCGCCAGCCGCGTCGTCCTCGTCGGTCCCGTCGTCACTGCCGTCACTGCCGTCGCCGTCGGCGGCGGGCGGCGACGGGCCGCCCGGTGCGCCTCCGCCGGAGTCGCCGACGTCCGCGATGGCGTTCGCGTCGCTCTCGAAGACCATCGAATCGCTCTCGACGAATTCGAGAGCGAGGTCGCCGTCGACGGCGAACGTTATCGTCGCGAGCGTCGGTTGGTCGACGCTCTCGTCGCCGGTGGTCGACTGAGTGAGAGCCACGTGCCCGCCCTCGTCGTTCTCGACCGGCTGACCGAAATCGCCGCCGGCGATGTCCTCGACCGCAACGTTGGTCGGATCGTAACTCAGATTGGCCTGAAAGCCGGCGACGTCCGCGGCGGGGGTGGCGAGTTCGACGGTGATCGTTTCGTCGGTCTCGTCGACGACCGCGAGTTCGATCGTTCCGTCCTCGGTGGCCGACGGCAGGTCGCTGGCCGCCTGTGCGCCCGCGGCCATCGTCGCCAGCGCGAGGGCGACGACGAGGACGAGAGCGAGCAATCGGATTCGGTTCGGGTTGGTTGTCATTGTGGTAGCGTGGAAAGCGTGGGTTCGCAGCGTCTCTGAACGGTCGGTTCGGCCACCGATCGAGCACAAAAATCGCCGCGCGGCGATTTCGGTGGCGTCTCGATTCGACTCGGGTTAGGCTTCGATCGCGTTCGGACCGTGGGCCTCGACGATCTCCTCGAGGATGAGGATGACGTCGCCGGCGTTGACCTCGCCGTCTCGATCCATGTCGGCGAGTTCCGCGTTGAACGCGCCGGTCGGTTCGTCGCCGACGATGTACTGCTGGGTCAGCGTCGCGTCGAGCGTGTTGACGTCGTCGTCGCCGTTGACGTCACCGAGCCAGTTCGGCGTGACGGTCCCGTCCTCGGTCATGATCGTGAGTTCGCTTTCCGCGTCGTTGAGGAAGGTGTTCTCCTCGTCGAAGATCAGTTTGGCGGCGTCGTCGCTGTCGCCGACGACCGCGAACTCGACCTCGGCGAGCGTCGGCATGGACTCGTTGCCGGCCTGGGCGGCGGCGATCGAGAGCGTGCCGTTCTCGTTGTCGATACTGCTAACCGGGTCGTCGAAGTCGACGCCGTTGACCCCTTCGACCTGCAGGACGGCGGGGTCGAAGCGGACTTGCGTCTCGTAGCCTGCAACGGCCTCGGCGGTAGTGTTGATCTCGACGGTGACAGTTTCGTCGATGATCCCCATGTAGTCGCCGTCGCCGAACGTGAGCAGTCCGTCGGGCTCCTCGTGGACCGTCACGGTGCGGGTAACCGCGTCGTCCTCGCTCGCAACGGTCACGTTGCCGGTCCCGATGTCGCTCGTGTTGGTCTCCCAGGAGAGCGAGACGTTCGCCGCCTCGCCCTCGTCGAGCGAGAGCGCCGTGCTGTCGACGACGTCGCCGTCGAAGTCGGCGAGCGTGACGTTCTGGGTCCCGTTTTCGCTACCGACGTTTTCGACGGTGGCGCCGACGGTCAGGTTCTCGCCTTCGATGACGGGTTCGTTCGTCTCGGTCACCTCGACCTGGAAGCTGGGTCTGGGCTCGGCGAGGTATTCGACCGCGTTGGCCAGGATCGTATCGGCGTCGTCGGTGTAGTCTCCGCTCCCGACGAAGGCCGAGTAGCCCAGGCTCGAGGCGAACACCGTCGCGCTCCCGTCGTCGACGGCGAAACCGCTTCCGACGGCGACCCCTTCGGCGCTCGTCTCCGCGAGCACGTCGAAGTCGGTTCCGTCGAACCACGTGTGGTCGCCGAAGCTTCCGGTGTGAATGTCCACCGTGTCGCCGGCCTCGCCGACGCCGGCGAAGATCTGGTGGTCCGCGGTCAGTTCGTAGCCGACCGGCGGCGAAACGAAGTCGTTTTCGTACGTCGACGCCGGCTCGCCCGTCACGTCGGAGTGAACGGGGAGCGCGTTGCTGTCGCTGCCCCACTGATCGAGGTAGACGACGCCGGTATCGCCGCCGTCGGTCGCTTCGATGAACTCCTCGGCCCCGCCGGTCGCGAGGTTCTGGACGACGATCACGTCGTAGCCGTCTTTCGCTTCGTCGGATGTGGTCGCGACGGGGTCGTACAGCGCCGGGAGTTCGTCTTCGAGTACGGCGGCGATGTCGTCGCCGAACGAACCGGCGTCGTCGACGACGGCGACGGGGACGTACTCTTCGAACACCATCGTCGGACCAGTTGCGATCGTGTGCTCGTCGCCCATGCCGGTGAAGGTGTGTTCGAGCGCGAGCTCACCCTCGGTGTCTTCGGTCGTTTCGACGGCGATCGTCAGATCGTCCGAGATCGGTCCGCCGAAGTCGACCGTCTCGCCGAACTCGGTTTCCTCGCCGTCCACGTAGAGGGTCGCGTTCTCGGGGTTGTAGTCGCCCCCGAGGTCGACGGTCACCGTTTCGACGTTCGCGGCGGTGACGTTCACCTCGACCGTGTCACCGCCCTCGACGCCCTCGGGCTGGTCGTTGACAAGTTCGACGTCGAGGGCGTCGGCGAGATCGAAGTTCTGGACCGTCGTCTCCTCTTCTTCGACCGTCACGGTGGCGCTTTCGGCCTCGTAGCCGAACGCGTCTGCGGTGACGGTGTACTCGCCGGCCGGTGCGACGAGGCTGTACTGTCCGTCGTCGTCGGTGACGGTGCTGCCGGCGCCGTCGACGTCGACGGTCGCGTCGTCGATCGGCGTCCCGTCGGCGGCCGTCACGGTGCCGTTGATCCCGCTGTCGAGCGCGACCATGTTGGTCGCGGCGGCGACGTCGATGATTCCGTGTCCGTACTCGGTGTTCGGTTCCTCGCCGCCGTCCGGCTGCCAGGCGGTTTGCTCGAGCGCGTCGTACAGCAGGTCGCGATCGGCGTCACCGCCGGAGGCCGCGATCATCAGCGCGAAGGCGCCGGCCTTGTGCGGCGCGGACATCGACGTCCCCGAGTACGTGTCGTCGTAGCCGCCGCCGGGGACGGAACTCAGGACGTTGACGCCCGGTGCGGCCGCGTTCGGTACGACGAATTCGTCCGGCCAGTACTCAGGCGCGTCCGGGAACGCGCTCTCGGTGTCGATCACTTCGCCGCTCGAGAAGCTGGCAACCTGGCCGCTCTCGTCGACGGCGCCGCTCGCGAAGTTCGGGTACACGTTCCCCGGGGAACCGCTGGTCCCCTGGCCGCTGTTTCCGGCCGAACTCACGAGCACGACGCCGGCGTCGCGCGCGTTCTCGGACGGTTCGATGAGTTCGCTGTAGTAGCCCGTGGCACCGAGGCTCATCGAGATGATGTCGGCGTCGGTGTCGTTGACGGCCCACTCCATGCCGGCGAGGATCTGGGCAAAGGAGCCACCGCCGGCGTCGCTGAGAACTTTGCCGTGGTAGAGCTCCGCCTCGGGGGCCACGCCGTAAACGGGAACGTCGCCCTCGGGGTTGTCAGATCCGGTGACGGTGCCGCTCACGTGGGTCCCGTGTCCATTTCCATCGTTCGGCTCGGACTCGATCGGTTCGCCCGAATCGTCGAACTCCTGCCAGTTGTCGGGGTCGATCTCGAGGTCAGGGTGGTCGGCGTCGACGCCCGTATCAAGGATGGCGACGCCCGCGCCGCCGCCCTTGGTTCCGTGTTGCTCCCAGACCTCGGTGGCGTTGATCATGTCCAGTCCGTAGGTCACGTTCTCGGCGGTCGGCCGAACCGACTCGTCCGCGGCGGCGTCGGCCGATTCGGAATCGGCACTCGGCCCGCCGGTTATCTCGAGCTCGAAGTTCTTGTGGACGGCCTCCGCGCCCGTGTATCGGGCGACTTCCTCGGGTGATACCTTCGCGGTATCGACTTCGAGGAGGATCGCGTTCGCGATCCAGAACTCGTTCTCGACCGTCACGCCGTCCGTCTCCTTCGCCCATCGGATCGCTTCTTTCTGCGACTCCGCGGCGTGCGTCTTGAGCGCGCCGACGGCTTCCTCTTCGCTCGCCGTCGAGACGACCTCGGCGCGTTCGAAGCGGACGACCATCTCAGTGGTCCCGTCCGCGTCCTGCAGCGCCTCGTCGATCCGATCCATCTCGAGCGACGAGACCTCCAGGTAGTCGTCTGTCGTACCACTCGCCCGGTCACCAGCACCCGCTCCCGCTGCCATCGCCGGGAGAGAAGTGACCATCAGGAGCGCAAATACGATCGCGACGCCCCTTCCGAACGTCCATTGTAGTGTATCTCTGCTCATGTCTCAATTCGCGGCGCGAGTAGTTCATCTATCCGCGCCTCGTCGTTGGTAACATATTCAATTAAATTAAAGATTGGGGAAGGGATACCTGCAAGAATAATGGGGCAGGGATAAATTTATATTATTTGTCATAGACACTAACGGGCTTTCGAGCTGCACTCTGGATTCGGCGCACGAGATCGCTGAGGCAACTGTGCAAAATTCGCGCGCTTCCGCCCGCCTCCCGAGGTGGCGTCCGTGCCATACCGCTGTCGTCCTCGGCGCGGCCGACCGATGCCGGAGGCCACCGTTCGATCGAGGTGTCTTCGACGACGAGGCTCTCGGCGCTCAGGTGATTCTCGCGTCGAGCACGACGTGTTCGACGCCCGCGCTGTGACTCTTCACTCGTCGACGGTCGAGGATCTCGAGCGTTCGATCGACGTCGTCGACGGCCCGTTCGAGTCGCGATTCCGGCCGCTCCCAGAGCACCGGCTCCGGCGTCGCCTCGTGATAGTGGACGACGCCGCCGGGAACGAGCGCCTCGATCGCGGCGGGGAGGAAGGTGTGCGCCTCGTTCGACCGGGTCCCGTGGTCGTTCGTCGACCGATCCCCGACCTGTCCGTCACCGTCCGTCACCTCGTCCGAATCGCTGCGCCCGTAGTAGCCCATGACGATCCGATCGGCCTCGAGGTCGCCCGCGAGGTCGCGGCAGTCGGCCATGTAGGCGTCGATCCGATCGGCGACGTCGTTCAGCATCGCGTTCTCGACGAGGTATCGAAAGGCAGTCGGGTTCAATTCGGTCGCGGTCACCCGCGCGCCGGCGCGAGCCATCGGCAGCGCGAAGTAGCCGATGCCGGCGAACATGTCGAAGACGCGTTCGTCGTCCCCGACGAGATCGCCCATTCGTGCTCGCTCGGCCTGGTTGCCCGGCGAGAACATCACCTTCGCAGGGTCGAGTCCGTAGCGGGTGCCGTGTTCGACGTGAACCGTCTCGGTGTCCCGCTCGCCCGCGACGAGCCGCGTCCGGGGCTCCCGGTAGGTGCCCGCGGTCCCGTCGTTCGCGATCCCCTCGTCGGCCAGCACGCTGTCGGCCTCGCCGTGTAACTCGAGCAGTGCCTCGCCGAGGTCCGTCTCGTCGGGACACTCCTCGGGAATCGTCACGAGGGCGACGGAGCCGATCACAGCCCACGACCCCGGCACGCGCTCGCGGTCGGCCTCGCTCCACCCTCGCTCGGCCAGCAGATCGGCCAGATCGCGCGTTCGAGGTTCGGGATCCAGTTGCCGCACTACCTCGAGCACCCGCGTCTCCGCCGGCGGTTCGGTCACGGGAAGGGCGACCCGATCGGGACCGTCCTCGCGCACGCGTCTGGAGTCGTCGTAGACGCCCTCGACCCGAAGCGACTCGATCGCGGTTTCGGTGCGGTGTTTCTCGACGATCGCCGCCAGCGGCGCGTCCGCGTTCGCGTCGGGGAGCGACGGCTCGAGGTCGTCGTCTGGCCTAAGATCATCTGATCGACCCCGCTCGTCGTCTCGATTTCGATCGGCGTCGTCAGGCATCGCTCTCGCTGCTCGCGTACGGGTCGTAGGGGGCTGATTCGTCCGCACCGTCGCCCGCGTCCGGATCGGGGTCCGGAAGGATGTGGAGGCCGGCGCGGCTCTTCAGGACTGGCACAGTCTCGGCGTCGGGATCGAAGTAGTCCGGCCGCGCGACGGTCGTCGCCCGGTAGGTCTCGGGGTCGAGCACCTGGACGGCGTTCTCGTCCTCGACGGTGACGACCGTCGTCTCCACCGCGTCGCCGGTTTCGCCGAGCCTGCGCGCGTCGGGCGAGTTCCCCTCCTCGTAGCTCGCCTCGTACCGATCGCCGGTCGTCACGCGGACGCCCTTCAGGTTCCCGCGGGCGCTGCGGACGAGGACGGGGCCGCCGTCGTCGTCCGCGAGGTCGATCACGTCGCCGGGAACGTACGGCGGCAGGCGGACGGCGAACGTGACGCGGTAGACCTCGTTGCCGTCCTCGTCCTCGGTGACGAGGGTCTCGGCGTCGTTGACGGTGCCGCCGAACTCCTGGATCATCTTGTTCGCGATCTTCTTGCCGATCTTGTTGGTCGAGACCTTGATGTTCAGCCCGTCGGCGACCTCGCCCATCTCGGTGACGAAGGCGTTCCGATCGCCCGTCGCTTCCATGTCGGCGACGACCGCGTTCGCGATCTCCTTGGCTCGATCCATCTCCGCCTGGGTCGGCGTCCGATCGTCGGCGCGGATCTGGACGATGCTGGCGTAGTAGTCGCCGGCGATCCGGCCACAGCGGGTGCAGGTCTGGCGGGCGATCCTGACCGGCACCGTCACCTGTTCCTCGACCGGCGTCCCGCGCGCGACGCCCGTGAAGTAACAGTGCATCCGGATCGTGTTCTGGTCGACCTGTTCCGGTTCGACCTGCCAAGCGACGTCCGTGACGTCGACGTGGACGCCCAGCGCCTCGCTCACCTCCTCGATCGCGACGTCCGTGTAGTCCTCGGCTCCGACGTCGACCCACCGGTTGCCGCGGTGGACCGCGCCGCACTGGGCGCAGACTCGGACGTTGATCCGATCTGGCGCGTCGACGAAGTCGAAGTCCTCGAAGTAGCACTCGTCGCAGAGGTCGACCTCGGTCCCGGGTTGCAGGGGGTCGGCAGCGCGCCCGTCGTCCGCGTCGCTCTCCGACCGGTCGGGCACCGGATCGCCGCAGCGGGGACAGAAGGCTCGCGACTCGCTCATTATCTCCGGTTGGTGACTGACGGAGTTAAACGGCGCGCTCTCGGCGCCCCGGTCGATCGAATCGATCGAATCGGACGACGATCGTCACGCGTTGTCGGCTCTCGTTCGCCGAAGCCACCCGAGGGTCAGCGCGCCGCCGGCGATCCCCGCACCTGCGGTGAACCCGGGGACGGCGTCGTTTTCCTCGCCCTTGGTCTCGGTTTCGGATCGCGTCTCCGACGCTGTGATCTCGCCGTTCTCGCCCTCGGATGCGTTCGCCGTTCCATCGTCGCCGTCTGATCCCCCGTCACTCGCGTCGTCCGTCTCGTTCCCACCGGAACCGTCCGTCTCCGAGTCGTTCGTCCGTTCGCCGTCGGTACCGTCGTCGCCGCTTCCGTCGTCCGCGGTTTCGTCCGATTCGCTTCCCTCGTCTCCCTCGTCGGCTCCGTCGTCCGCGGATCGGATCGCGAGCAGAGTCGTGGCGCTGGCGTAGAGCGTCCCGTCGGCGAGCGCCAGGGTGGGTTCCTCGGTCGGATCGTCGGTTCCGATCGCCCACTTTCGTTCCCCGGTTTCCTCGTCGATGGCGTAGACTCCGACCTCTGGCTCGGGCATGTTGTCCGGCCCGTAGGTGTCGCCGTTGATCGAGAGGCCGGCGTAGACGGTCCCATCGCCGACGATCGCCGACTCGACGTGATACGTGTTGACCGGCGTCTCCCAGTCGCGTTCTCCGGTTTCCCGATCGTACCCGTACACGTCGAACGTATCCCGGGCGTAGAAGCGCTCCTCGGCGATCGGTCCCGGCGTGAACGGCTCTCGCTCGCTGCTTGCGAGCTTCTCGCCGGTTTCCGCGTCGTACAACGTCGTGTAACCTCTCGGATTCATCGCGTACGGGTCCGAATCGACGCTGCCGATCGCGACGACGTCGTCGGTCGCAACCGGGTAGCTGACCTGCCTGGCGTTCGGCGGCGCGAAGCGGCTGTACTCCTCGTCGCCCGCCGGCTCGTCGTCGGCCCAGCGTACCGATCCGTCGGCAATCTTGAGCGCGAACGCCGTCGACTCGCTCGCGGCGAACACCGCGCCGTTGCCGGCCGCGACCGGCTGTTCGTACAGGGCGTCGCCATCGGGATCGAACTCCCAGGCGAATTCGCGATCAGCCAGATCGACGGCGTAGAGGA
It includes:
- a CDS encoding helicase C-terminal domain-containing protein, with amino-acid sequence MNPDRIFEEFPAPSFRGAQEQALRDVRDAFAAGNDVVLVRAPTGSGKSLLARAIAGCAREIGEVEPSEASGAYYTTPQVSQLDDVATDDLLSDLNVIRGKSNYTCILPNERDTPVNQAPCVRERGYDCSVQHRCPYFSDRAIASNREIAAMTLAYFMQTAGSEVFRKRDVVVIDEAHGLAEWAEMYATIQLGPRTVPFWDELRVPTVDGLDRAARYAENLAQTCERRKDDLLAQDSLSPAEVRERDRLQELIGELDWFVSDYRDPQSPTTWLVDQSEPRASRSGDRGEDDADADEEPGGPLTIKPMDPERYLQHTVWDRGNTFALLSATILNKDAFCRQVGLNPATVALVDVPHTFPVEHRPLYDVTQGKMTYEHRDETVPKIARTIVRIMQTHPDEKGLVHAHSYDIQERLADLLADFGVGDRVRTHTREERDADLEAWKASDDPDVFLSVKMEEALDLKGDLCRWQVLCKAPFLNTGDSRVAHRLEEGQWAWYYRTALRTVIQACGRVVRAPDDHGATYLADSSLLDLFDRAGSDVPDWFAAQVDRMDEPELPPFEPRTALSASRERTPQNGRRDDRDGTASSRRSRRSSRSSPLADVWETDQ
- a CDS encoding helix-turn-helix transcriptional regulator; translation: MSDDQDLGIGYLSGSPVRVAILDELTDGPAKPADLVSATDVSRTTVHRSLTELGDRGWIDRVDGGYAATTIGELALETYRRARTRFRTIERFEPFLAHVDVDAAELEVDWLETAELVTASETRPHQPVEWYADRVAVAAEEGAEFRGVSPVVNRQLVQIHTPIIEGGTQTSLVIDEATCRAAAEQYAPQFRESIALDHYELYVTEKPLSTGLSLAGETVFLGAYDSNGRLVVVLESTDDRLRTWTASRFRRLRENARLVTADLIDSMS
- a CDS encoding cohesin domain-containing protein is translated as MTTNPNRIRLLALVLVVALALATMAAGAQAASDLPSATEDGTIELAVVDETDETITVELATPAADVAGFQANLSYDPTNVAVEDIAGGDFGQPVENDEGGHVALTQSTTGDESVDQPTLATITFAVDGDLALEFVESDSMVFESDANAIADVGDSGGGAPGGPSPPAADGDGSDGSDDGTDEDDAAGDGSDDDTENGDDGSENDDGSENGDDSDDASDGGDDGGDSDDSNETVDDGESDGSDGDRLPGFTIGGAVAAVVGLLALGVTRR
- a CDS encoding S8 family serine peptidase, whose translation is MAAGAGAGDRASGTTDDYLEVSSLEMDRIDEALQDADGTTEMVVRFERAEVVSTASEEEAVGALKTHAAESQKEAIRWAKETDGVTVENEFWIANAILLEVDTAKVSPEEVARYTGAEAVHKNFELEITGGPSADSESADAAADESVRPTAENVTYGLDMINATEVWEQHGTKGGGAGVAILDTGVDADHPDLEIDPDNWQEFDDSGEPIESEPNDGNGHGTHVSGTVTGSDNPEGDVPVYGVAPEAELYHGKVLSDAGGGSFAQILAGMEWAVNDTDADIISMSLGATGYYSELIEPSENARDAGVVLVSSAGNSGQGTSGSPGNVYPNFASGAVDESGQVASFSSGEVIDTESAFPDAPEYWPDEFVVPNAAAPGVNVLSSVPGGGYDDTYSGTSMSAPHKAGAFALMIAASGGDADRDLLYDALEQTAWQPDGGEEPNTEYGHGIIDVAAATNMVALDSGINGTVTAADGTPIDDATVDVDGAGSTVTDDDGQYSLVAPAGEYTVTADAFGYEAESATVTVEEEETTVQNFDLADALDVELVNDQPEGVEGGDTVEVNVTAANVETVTVDLGGDYNPENATLYVDGEETEFGETVDFGGPISDDLTIAVETTEDTEGELALEHTFTGMGDEHTIATGPTMVFEEYVPVAVVDDAGSFGDDIAAVLEDELPALYDPVATTSDEAKDGYDVIVVQNLATGGAEEFIEATDGGDTGVVYLDQWGSDSNALPVHSDVTGEPASTYENDFVSPPVGYELTADHQIFAGVGEAGDTVDIHTGSFGDHTWFDGTDFDVLAETSAEGVAVGSGFAVDDGSATVFASSLGYSAFVGSGDYTDDADTILANAVEYLAEPRPSFQVEVTETNEPVIEGENLTVGATVENVGSENGTQNVTLADFDGDVVDSTALSLDEGEAANVSLSWETNTSDIGTGNVTVASEDDAVTRTVTVHEEPDGLLTFGDGDYMGIIDETVTVEINTTAEAVAGYETQVRFDPAVLQVEGVNGVDFDDPVSSIDNENGTLSIAAAQAGNESMPTLAEVEFAVVGDSDDAAKLIFDEENTFLNDAESELTIMTEDGTVTPNWLGDVNGDDDVNTLDATLTQQYIVGDEPTGAFNAELADMDRDGEVNAGDVILILEEIVEAHGPNAIEA
- a CDS encoding class I SAM-dependent methyltransferase, whose translation is MPDDADRNRDDERGRSDDLRPDDDLEPSLPDANADAPLAAIVEKHRTETAIESLRVEGVYDDSRRVREDGPDRVALPVTEPPAETRVLEVVRQLDPEPRTRDLADLLAERGWSEADRERVPGSWAVIGSVALVTIPEECPDETDLGEALLELHGEADSVLADEGIANDGTAGTYREPRTRLVAGERDTETVHVEHGTRYGLDPAKVMFSPGNQAERARMGDLVGDDERVFDMFAGIGYFALPMARAGARVTATELNPTAFRYLVENAMLNDVADRIDAYMADCRDLAGDLEADRIVMGYYGRSDSDEVTDGDGQVGDRSTNDHGTRSNEAHTFLPAAIEALVPGGVVHYHEATPEPVLWERPESRLERAVDDVDRTLEILDRRRVKSHSAGVEHVVLDARIT
- a CDS encoding 60S ribosomal export protein NMD3, which translates into the protein MSESRAFCPRCGDPVPDRSESDADDGRAADPLQPGTEVDLCDECYFEDFDFVDAPDRINVRVCAQCGAVHRGNRWVDVGAEDYTDVAIEEVSEALGVHVDVTDVAWQVEPEQVDQNTIRMHCYFTGVARGTPVEEQVTVPVRIARQTCTRCGRIAGDYYASIVQIRADDRTPTQAEMDRAKEIANAVVADMEATGDRNAFVTEMGEVADGLNIKVSTNKIGKKIANKMIQEFGGTVNDAETLVTEDEDGNEVYRVTFAVRLPPYVPGDVIDLADDDGGPVLVRSARGNLKGVRVTTGDRYEASYEEGNSPDARRLGETGDAVETTVVTVEDENAVQVLDPETYRATTVARPDYFDPDAETVPVLKSRAGLHILPDPDPDAGDGADESAPYDPYASSESDA
- a CDS encoding PQQ-binding-like beta-propeller repeat protein → MIEHGRRDVLKYTGLAVAGSVLATGAASADRADESTAEADGWSSLGGGPGNNPIVSPADDVGPAAEVAWEYEHVGPVAAVDGTVYLTTGGEVHALDGDDGSVEWTTHNIGASGTPTVTTEAVIVGGERLTAIDPDTGKICCQLDPGYDEAIPSPTVADGHAFTVADGVLYAVDLADREFAWEFDPDGDALYEQPVAAGNGAVFAASESTAFALKIADGSVRWADDEPAGDEEYSRFAPPNARQVSYPVATDDVVAIGSVDSDPYAMNPRGYTTLYDAETGEKLASSEREPFTPGPIAEERFYARDTFDVYGYDRETGERDWETPVNTYHVESAIVGDGTVYAGLSINGDTYGPDNMPEPEVGVYAIDEETGERKWAIGTDDPTEEPTLALADGTLYASATTLLAIRSADDGADEGDEGSESDETADDGSGDDGTDGERTNDSETDGSGGNETDDASDGGSDGDDGTANASEGENGEITASETRSETETKGEENDAVPGFTAGAGIAGGALTLGWLRRTRADNA